GGCGTCCACGCATGGAAGTAGTTGCGCTCATCGGGAGAGCCGGTGAATGCGGAAGGAGGAAGATGATTGTCGAAATTATAGTCCATCCTGTCGTAACGCAACGCTGCAATAACTTTCAGGCTCTCCAGCGGGCTGATCTCCGCCTGTGCGTACGCCGCGGTATTCACCAGATCAACCTGGTAATCGGTCAACACGGAATCCGTAATGGCATAGCCTGTAAAATAACCGGCGGCATCCCTGTCCACATCAATAAACTCCGCAAAATAACCGGCCGGACTGTAATCCACGCTCATACCGGCGATCAGGGATGCTTTCTTCCAGGCAAACTGTTTTTTATGCTGCACCAGCAGGCCATAGCTGGCAAAGGCATCGCTGTTGATCTCTCCGCGCGCTTTGAGGGGATCGCTCGTTGTTTTGATGGCATAAAAAGGGTTCTGCCCGATCTCGTTGTTCCGGTAGAAGGCCGTGAAATTTGTTGCGTTCCGCCCGTTCCACTGATGCTCCAGCGTACTGCGTACGCGCAGGGCTTTTACCTTGCGGTAGGAAAAGGTGTGCAGGCTTTTATAGTTCTTGCTGAAGAAATTTGCGCTGTCCACTCCACCGGTCTGATCTGTTTTATAGTCCGTCAGTGAAATGCTGTTCGTCCACCTGCTACGGTCGCTGAACTGGTATTGTGCCTTCAGTGTCAGGGCCAGCTTGCGGAAATCGCTATGATCGATATACCCGTTGCGCCGATCTGCATAATATCCCCCCAGCAATATGCCCAGTTTCCCGGTTGTGCCGGAAACGCTGAAGTCCGTACGCTTGTATCCCTGATCGCTCATTTCCGCCTGTACTTTTGCGGTGGGCAATATAGCGGGAGAAGAGGTGATGAAGTTCACTGCGCCGCCTACCGCTTCGCTGCCATAGAGGGAAGAAGCCGGCCCGCGGATCACTTCGATCGTTTTCAGCGCAGCCATATTTATTTCTATGAGGGCATTATGATTGAAATCACCTGTTGTGCGGATGGGAATGCCGTCTTCCAGGTAAAGGAACAGGCTGCGGTATCCGATCGGCTGGCGAATGGCCATGGTATGCTGCTCATTGCCAAGGTCCACCATATACACGCCGCTGACCTTGTTGAGCAGTTGTTCGAGCGAAGTGGCTTTCGTTTCCCTGATCATCCTGGTGGAGATGGTACTGATCGCTACAGGGGCATCGGTACGGAACTGCCTGTCCCTGCCGGCGGATACGATCACTTCATTAAGCCGGGCGCTTTGCGGCTCCAGGTAAATGATCATGTTGCCGTCTTTTATGACGGGCAGGCATTTACCGGCATAGCCGAGATGAGAGATATGAATGGAATCCGGTAATGCCGGGAGTGTAAAAATGCCTTTTTCATCGGAGCGGCATCCACAGCCAATGGCCGTGATGCTGGCCCCCTCGAGGGCTTCATGCGTCTGCGCATCCACCACCCGGCCCTGCAGCTGCTGCTGCGCGGAAGCGGGCAATATGATGCCGGTCAATAAGATGAGTATCAATAAACGTTGCATGTTCTCATTTTTATGGGTACGTGCCGGCAAGCCTCCCCGTTGCCGGGTACGGGAAATAGCACCGGGTACGGAGCTGCTGATGTTGTTGCGTCAAAAAGCGCATACGATCGCTTGCCATGGTGTATGGCGCGTAGTAATTGATGTCTGATCTGTAAAAAAGGGATACCTTTTACGATCGCTTGCCATGATCCATGGCGCGTAGTAATTGATGTCTGGTCTGTAAAAAAGGAGATGCCTTTTATGCCCGGGCCCGGGGTGGGTGGAATATGGCGGCATTAAGGTTCCGGGGAAGATCGCTGCTATAAGCTGT
This genomic stretch from Chitinophaga sp. XS-30 harbors:
- a CDS encoding TonB-dependent receptor, coding for MQRLLILILLTGIILPASAQQQLQGRVVDAQTHEALEGASITAIGCGCRSDEKGIFTLPALPDSIHISHLGYAGKCLPVIKDGNMIIYLEPQSARLNEVIVSAGRDRQFRTDAPVAISTISTRMIRETKATSLEQLLNKVSGVYMVDLGNEQHTMAIRQPIGYRSLFLYLEDGIPIRTTGDFNHNALIEINMAALKTIEVIRGPASSLYGSEAVGGAVNFITSSPAILPTAKVQAEMSDQGYKRTDFSVSGTTGKLGILLGGYYADRRNGYIDHSDFRKLALTLKAQYQFSDRSRWTNSISLTDYKTDQTGGVDSANFFSKNYKSLHTFSYRKVKALRVRSTLEHQWNGRNATNFTAFYRNNEIGQNPFYAIKTTSDPLKARGEINSDAFASYGLLVQHKKQFAWKKASLIAGMSVDYSPAGYFAEFIDVDRDAAGYFTGYAITDSVLTDYQVDLVNTAAYAQAEISPLESLKVIAALRYDRMDYNFDNHLPPSAFTGSPDERNYFHAWTPKLGLTYDFGRERGIYANYSVGFAPPNISELYRGVKVPSLRPATYNNYEIGGWFAFAGSKGYVDASLYRMDGKNEIVSVRLADGSSENRNAGKTRHSGVEWNLRYKPLPAILFRTGGTLAKHDFVEYEDKGNQYNDNRMNGAPAVITNTEITWKPAFLGGIRTGIEWQHVGKYFMDPANTEEYGGYELFNARIGYSRGGFECWLNCRNIADVMYATTVEKSAFGKSYRPGPNRTFNFGVAYTFTGKQ